Proteins from one Paenibacillus amylolyticus genomic window:
- a CDS encoding PocR ligand-binding domain-containing protein — protein sequence MIKEYLHINKILDLNKWKRLQDSLATVTKLAILTVDYKGIPVTSHSSCQAFCQNVRKDPELLPYCQKCDSRGGLEAVRLNEPYVYLCHFNIIDIAIPITIDGKYIGAVMAGQVKLADPEKGSDLEQIVTSKNVPMHAAKLEELKDDYAQLPVMTYEEIVKISNMLSLLCNYIVEEALNKNLLVEMFEKASGNQESLNLSTILPGYSIRNIQSIKKEMTNAIADAYLKNSPSDAESSSPVLQPAFEYIHSHKSEQVSLKQMADLCHLSPSYFSRLFAKETGENFTTYLAKLKIKWAKQLLEVTDMPVSQISDELGFNESGYFIKIFKKFEEITPALYRKYIQKNM from the coding sequence ATGATCAAAGAATATCTGCATATCAATAAAATTTTGGACCTTAATAAATGGAAGCGTCTACAAGATTCTCTTGCAACAGTAACCAAGCTGGCGATCCTCACCGTTGATTATAAAGGCATTCCTGTAACCAGTCACAGCAGCTGTCAAGCCTTCTGCCAGAATGTACGCAAAGACCCCGAGCTTCTCCCCTACTGCCAAAAATGTGATTCTCGCGGGGGTCTGGAAGCTGTTCGGTTAAATGAGCCTTATGTGTATCTATGCCATTTCAATATTATCGATATCGCGATTCCGATCACGATCGATGGCAAATATATCGGCGCCGTGATGGCAGGACAGGTGAAGCTTGCCGACCCGGAAAAAGGCAGCGACCTGGAGCAGATTGTCACGTCCAAAAACGTTCCCATGCATGCAGCCAAGCTGGAGGAATTAAAAGACGATTACGCCCAGCTGCCTGTGATGACCTATGAAGAGATTGTGAAGATCTCCAACATGTTATCGCTGCTCTGTAACTACATTGTGGAAGAAGCACTCAACAAAAATCTGTTAGTTGAAATGTTCGAGAAAGCTTCGGGTAATCAGGAGTCGCTGAATCTTTCCACCATCCTGCCAGGGTACTCGATTCGTAATATCCAGTCGATCAAAAAAGAGATGACCAATGCGATTGCGGATGCTTATCTCAAGAACAGCCCAAGTGATGCGGAAAGCTCCAGCCCGGTGCTTCAGCCTGCTTTTGAATACATTCACAGTCACAAAAGCGAACAGGTTTCGCTCAAACAAATGGCCGATCTATGCCACCTGAGTCCAAGTTATTTTAGCAGGCTCTTTGCCAAGGAAACCGGTGAGAACTTCACCACCTACCTGGCTAAACTCAAAATTAAGTGGGCCAAGCAATTGCTGGAGGTCACCGACATGCCTGTCTCACAGATCAGTGATGAGCTGGGATTCAATGAATCGGGATATTTTATCAAAATATTCAAAAAGTTCGAGGAGATTACACCTGCCCTCTATCGTAAATACATCCAGAAGAACATGTAG
- a CDS encoding glycerol dehydrogenase, producing MRKAFISPTKYVQGEDELLNLGYFVKSFGESALLIAHPDDVQRVKAKLDATAEKFNITFVESGFKGECSREEVARLQAIAKEKGCDSTIGLGGGKAIDAAKCVAEGEALIICPTIAATDAPTSHSAVLYTPEGSFDDYAYFKQSPSVVLVDTTVIANAPTRFLVSGMGDALSTYFEARATAKSYSRVNASLPMGSREGYTPSAVGTNAALALAKLCYEMLLTDGAKAKVASDSNVVTQALENIVETNILLSGLGFESGGLAAAHAIHNGLTVLEGTHHFFHGEKVSFGTIAQLVLENAPTEELHEVMDFCLEVGLPISLADIGVDTISQEELLKVAEIACIPEESIHAMPFPITVPEVAAAIAAADRMGREYKAARREAK from the coding sequence ATGAGAAAAGCATTTATCAGCCCAACCAAATATGTACAAGGCGAAGACGAATTGTTGAACCTGGGGTACTTTGTTAAATCCTTCGGAGAATCTGCCTTGCTGATCGCTCACCCGGATGATGTACAACGTGTCAAAGCAAAGCTCGATGCAACAGCTGAGAAATTCAATATCACGTTTGTTGAAAGCGGTTTTAAAGGGGAATGTTCCCGTGAGGAAGTTGCTCGTCTGCAAGCAATCGCGAAGGAAAAAGGTTGTGACTCTACGATTGGTCTTGGTGGCGGTAAAGCCATTGATGCAGCCAAATGTGTAGCAGAAGGCGAAGCGTTGATCATCTGCCCAACGATTGCGGCAACAGACGCACCGACAAGTCACTCCGCTGTATTGTACACACCGGAAGGCTCTTTCGATGACTATGCTTACTTCAAACAAAGCCCAAGTGTGGTTCTCGTCGATACAACGGTAATCGCCAACGCACCAACACGTTTCCTTGTATCCGGTATGGGAGATGCGCTCTCTACATACTTCGAAGCAAGAGCAACAGCGAAATCCTATTCCCGTGTAAACGCAAGTCTGCCTATGGGTTCTCGTGAAGGGTATACACCATCCGCAGTAGGTACGAATGCGGCACTTGCCTTGGCAAAACTGTGTTATGAAATGCTGTTGACTGACGGAGCAAAAGCGAAAGTGGCGAGTGACAGCAACGTCGTGACACAAGCGCTGGAAAACATCGTTGAGACCAACATTCTGTTGTCTGGCCTTGGATTCGAAAGTGGCGGTCTGGCTGCGGCACATGCAATCCACAACGGTTTGACAGTTCTGGAGGGAACACATCACTTCTTCCACGGGGAAAAAGTATCCTTCGGTACGATTGCACAACTCGTCCTTGAAAATGCACCAACCGAAGAGCTTCATGAAGTCATGGACTTCTGTCTCGAAGTGGGACTGCCCATCAGCTTGGCGGATATCGGTGTAGATACGATTAGTCAGGAAGAGCTGTTGAAAGTGGCAGAGATCGCTTGTATTCCGGAAGAATCCATTCACGCGATGCCATTCCCGATCACCGTTCCTGAAGTGGCTGCAGCCATTGCAGCGGCTGACCGTATGGGCCGTGAGTACAAAGCAGCACGCCGGGAGGCAAAATAA